The segment GATATTTCGCATTCTACAAACTTCTACAAGTTTTTCAGTCTGTTCTTCCACACCTTTAGCAACATCAATTACTACAATCACACTATCCACAGCTGTAAGTGTTCTAAACGTATCTTCCGCAAAATCTTTGTGACCTGGCGTATCAAGAATGTTAATCTTAATCCCATTATATTCAAATGCCAAAACAGAAGTAGCTACTGATATACCTCTTTGGCGCTCAATTTCCATGAAATCACTCGTAGCACCTTTCTTAATTTTATTGCTTTTTACAGCGCCAGCCTCTTGTATGGCGCCTCCAAATAAAAGTAATTTTTCTGTTAGAGTGGTCTTTCCTGCATCGGGATGTGAAATAATTCCGAAGGTCCGTCTCCTGTTGATTTCTGTTTTAAAACTCATAGTCTGTTTTCGTAGATGCAAATATAATTGTTATTGAAATAATGGGAATTAAAAACTGTGATTATAATTCAGATGTTGAATACTCGAACTTATCGACTAAAACTTTAGAAATCTATTAAATAAAAGTTAAAAGCTGTCTTTTTAAGGGCAGCTTTTTTATTTCTGATACAATTGTGAAATTAAGTTGTTATTTTTGTAAGCTATGACAGAAGAACACGTAATTCTTGTAAACGAGAGTGATGAACAAATTGGTACAATGCCAAAACTAGAGGCTCATGAGAAGGCCGTTTTACATCGCGCATTTTCAGTATTTATTTTTAACGATAATAATGAATTAATGCTGCAGCAACGCGCCAAACATAAATACCATTCTCCTTTGTTATGGACAAATACGTGTTGCAGTCATCAACGCGTTGGTGAAACTAATATTGAAGCTGGAAAACGCCGTCTTCAGGAAGAGATGGGATTTGTAGTGGACTTGAAAGAGACGATTTCATTTATTTACAAGGCACCTTTTGATAATGGGTTAACCGAACATGAGTTTGATCATGTCATGATTGGTCATTATAATGATGAGCCTACAATTAATCCAGAAGAAGTCGAAGCCTGGAAATGGATGCCATTAGAAGCCGTTAAGGTCGATATTGAATTGCATCCAGAACATTATACAGAATGGTTTAAGATCATTTTTGATAAGTTTTATGAACACATAAATATCCTAAAGAAATGAGAGTAACAGTGAGTAGAAGAGCACACTTTAACGCAGCACATAGATTGTATCGTAAGGATTGGAGCTTTGAGAAGAATGATGAAATCTTCGGAAAATGTAATAATCCAAATTTTCATGGACATAATTATGAATTAATTGCCAGCGTTACTGGTGAAATTGATAAGGAAACAGGTTATGTGATTGATGTTAAAATCTTAAAGGATATCATCAAGGCTGAAGTTGAAGATGCCTTCGATCACAAAAATCTAAATGTAGAAGTCCCAGAGTTTAAAGACATGAATCCAACGGCTGAAAATATTGTCGTGGTCATCTATAATAAAATAAAAAACAAATTAAATCCAGATTTTGATTTGGAAGTGACTTTATATGAAACTCCGCGCAACTTTGTAAGCTATTCTGGAGAATGAAAACCGAATTGTACCCTTTAAAATTTCAACCCATTTTAAAAGAAAAAATTTGGGGAGGTGAGAAGCTAAAATCTATTTTAAATAAAGCGTCTAATTCGAGTAATATAGGAGAAAGCTGGGAAATTAGTGATGTAGAAGGCGATACCTCCATAGTTGCCAACGGTCCGTTGAAAGGACAATCACTTAAAGTACTGCTACAGAGTTATAAAGCGGATATATTAGGAAAAAAAAATCATGATATTTTTGGTGCTAAATTTCCTTTATTGATAAAGTTTATTGACGCAAAAGAAGACTTGTCCATACAATTACATCCGAATGACGAATTAGCGGCAAAACGACATAATTCCTTTGGAAAAACGGAAATGTGGTATGTGATGCAAGCAGATAAAGACGCTCATTTAATTGTTGGTTTTAATCAGGAGATGACACCCGAAAAGTATCTCAAGCATCTTGAAGAAAAAAAGTTAACCGAAATATTAAATTTTGATAAGGTTAAAACAGGTGACACTTATTTTATAGAAGTAGGCCGTGTTCATGCTATTGGAGCAGGAGTGCTACTAGCTGAAATACAACAAACTAGCGATATTACGTATAGGGTTTATGATTGGGATAGAGTTGACAGCGAAGGAAATGAGCGAGATTTACATAATGATTTAGCGCTAGAAGCAATTAATTTTAATATGCCTGATAATTTTAGAGTGAGTTATCAAAACACTAAAAATATCACAAATGAAATGGTGATATGCCCTTACTTTACCACAAGTATGCTGTATGTGACTGATTCTATTTTGAAGTTAAACACCAAAGATTCGTTCTTTATTTATTTGTGTGTTGAAGGGCAAGCGATAATTGAAACTGAGCACGCCTCAGAATTTATAAAACAAGGAGAAACAGTATTAATACCTGCTGCAATAAAGACCTATAAAATAACGTCAAGTAATGCAAAACTATTAGAAGTTTATGTTTAATTTTGTAGCAAATAAATTTTATAATTATGGCAAATATTAGAGACCTAAAAAAAGACATCAATTTTGTTTTAGGAGATATTATAGAGGCAGTTTATGTTTGGGAATATAATAACACTGACAAAGACCCAAAAAAAAGTGAAGCTATTATTGATGAGGCAATAGAAACATTTGACGAGTTAATTGCAAAGGTTAACGACAAAAGTGTTGAGAATAAAAAAGCCCATTTTAAAATGATTAATAACGAACTTGAAGAAAAGGGAAGAGCTTTAATCGATAAATTAAATAAATTGAGCTAATTCTTTACAAGTGTATTTGTAAATATGGTGAGCCCTATTACAATTGCAACGCTTAAAAAGCCGATGTAGCTCAGCTGGCTAGAGCAGCTGATTTGTAATCAGCAGGTCGTGGGTTCGAGTCCCTCCATCGGCTCATATAAAAAATCCCAAACAATCAGTTTGGGATTTTTTACATTCTAGCAGTATTTCAAGACTATACTTTTCGTTCAGCAATGAGTTCTTTTAATTTAAGACCGTACCTCGAGGTTTTAATCTCTTCGGTTAAGGCGTTATAGATTTCCTCTAAAAACTTGGTGCTTGTATTGGGTATTTCACTAATAGCCAAATAAGGCGATACTTCACTATCAGGATGATTTACCGCAAAATTTATGGTGTATAAATATTTGCGTTTCATAAGCTTGTTATAATTGTCTTCGAACGATACCGTTGTATCGTTAGCTTTACTTGCTTCTAAACTTTGTTGAATTAATTCTAAGTTTTTATCACTAAACTTTGACATCATTAAGAGGTATTCTTCTAATACCTCTTGTTGCTTGGAGCCTTTAATCTTAGCGTCGTAATTGAAATTCTTAAGAGTAGAATTGATTTCTGTAGTGCCTTTATCAGCAAAAAAGACAACGGTGCCTTCGTCATTATCATTTTTGTCAAGTGTCAGGAATAAAACTTCAGCCTCATCTAATGCACTATGTAATTCAAAATTAGGATTGCCTTGAATTTCTAGAGAATCCAGCGTTACCATAATGGTATCTTGTTGTCGTTGTAGATATACCGTGCCTTTTTTAAGACCTTTGACATATCCTTTTAATGTGAAATCATGTTGTGACTGATCTTTTTCACAGGAGATCATTAAAAGGGCTAATACTACAACTAAAAATGGCTTCATAATCATCAAATTTACAAGCGCAAATATCTTATAAAAATTGTTGAAATACTAGCTTACAGCAGCCAATTCTAATAAAATTGTACAACCTATCGCGGCAATAGTTCCTATTGCGTATCCAAAGACGGCTAACAGGACACCAACAGTTGCTAAAGATGGATGAAACGCAGAGGCAACAATGGGAGCAGAAGCTGCACCTCCTACATTAGCCTGACTACCGACCGCCAAAAAGAAATATGGTGCTTTAATAAGTTTTGCCACACCTATGAGTAATAAGGCGTGAATTGTCATCCAAACAACACCAATTGCAATGAGTCCGAAATTTTCAAATATGAGTGTTAAATCCATTTTCATACCAATACTAGCCACCAAGATGTAAATGAACACACTCCCAAATTTACTGGCACCAGCACCTTCATAATTTTTAGCTTTAGTAAAGGATAAGAGTATCGCAATAAGCGTAGCAATACTAATCATCCAAAAGAACTTCGAACCTAAAAAGGTAAAAATGTTTCTCGTGGTTTGTGATTCTATTCCGGCAACGACAGTATCGAAGAAAGGCGCAAGAAAGTTAGATGAAAAGTGAGCAAGACTTACTGTTCCGAATGCAATAGCAGCAATAATCATCATATCTGCTAGTGATGGATTGCGTTTGACTTTCTCTGAAAACGTCGACATTTTTTCTTTGAGATCTTCAATGGAAGACGTATCTGCTTTTAGCCACTTATTAATTTTATTTCGTTTTCCAATACCAATGAGAATAATGGCCATCCATATATTTGCAACAACGATATCGACAAATACCATTCCGCCATATTTGGCCTGATTATAACCATAGATTTCGAGCATAGCAGTTTGATTAGCACCACCGCCAATCCAGCTTCCAGCTAAAGTAGATAACCCTCTCCAAACAGCGTCTGGTCCCACACCACCAACAGTTTCAGGAGAAAAGGATGCTATTAATAATATAGCAATTGGTCCGCCAATTACGATACCAATGGTTCCGGTAAAGAACATAATCAAGGCTTTCCAACCTAAATTAAAAACCCCTTTAAGATCAATACTTAAGGTCATGAGCACTAAAGCCGCGGGTAATAAATAACGACTAGAGACATAATAAAGGTTTGAACTATGTTCAGTGATTTCACCACCTTCTGATACCGAAGTCCATTCAGGAGAGATTAATCCAACTGTTGTTAATACAGCTGGGATCATATATGCCATAAATAAGCCTGGAACAATTTTATAAAATTTTGGCCAAAAGCCTGTTTTTATGGATTCTGTTAAAAAAACAAAACCTAATGAAAGCATTAGGAGTCCAAAAACAATAGTGTCGTCAGTAAAAAAAGGTGTGTTGTCCATAGTGATGATAAAATTTGCATCTGCAAAATACCAAAATTAAAGCGCATAAAAAAAGCGACTCTACTAGGAGTCGCTTTCATTTGTTTTTTTGGGTTTAGGCTGTCGGCTCTTTTCTTTAAGATATTGCATGAGCATCCATTCAATTTGTCCGTTGGTACTTCTAAACTCATCAGCAGCCCATTTCTCAATGGCCTTGAGCATTTCTTCATTAATTCGCAATGCGAAAGCTTTTTTCTTAGACATTAGGCTGTGAATAGTTTTAAGATGAAACTAACTATAAATAAAATAGACACTAAAAAAAGTTTTTGAATCATCACGTATTGATTTTTCGATAATAAAATAAAATTATAATAGGAGTAATAATGCTCAAACCAATAACTGTATAAAGAAACCAGTGTCCGAAAGTAAACGTATGTCCTTTGGCAGATTCAATCATTGCAAAAACAATAAGCGCAAAGGTGAGCATCATAAAGAGGTTTGTGAAGCGCACGATACGTGTGCTCAAACGATAATTTTTAAGTGCATTGTCTTGAGTAATATTGACCATATAATTATGTATTTGCGGGTACTTGTTTAAAATGAATAAACCTATAAATGTCACAATGCCTAAAACTGGTAATAGCCATAACATCTGTTTTTCACTGTGTCCATCTATTTCACCTTTTGCATTAAAATGAGAAGGGATGATTTCTGGTAGGTCATCATATGATAAGATGGTATAAATAATCATCAATAACAATAAAGTTGCAGAAATACTATCTACAATTATATCTATACCATCTACAGGAA is part of the Formosa sp. Hel1_31_208 genome and harbors:
- the idi gene encoding isopentenyl-diphosphate Delta-isomerase codes for the protein MTEEHVILVNESDEQIGTMPKLEAHEKAVLHRAFSVFIFNDNNELMLQQRAKHKYHSPLLWTNTCCSHQRVGETNIEAGKRRLQEEMGFVVDLKETISFIYKAPFDNGLTEHEFDHVMIGHYNDEPTINPEEVEAWKWMPLEAVKVDIELHPEHYTEWFKIIFDKFYEHINILKK
- a CDS encoding 6-carboxytetrahydropterin synthase; amino-acid sequence: MRVTVSRRAHFNAAHRLYRKDWSFEKNDEIFGKCNNPNFHGHNYELIASVTGEIDKETGYVIDVKILKDIIKAEVEDAFDHKNLNVEVPEFKDMNPTAENIVVVIYNKIKNKLNPDFDLEVTLYETPRNFVSYSGE
- a CDS encoding type I phosphomannose isomerase catalytic subunit, with product MKTELYPLKFQPILKEKIWGGEKLKSILNKASNSSNIGESWEISDVEGDTSIVANGPLKGQSLKVLLQSYKADILGKKNHDIFGAKFPLLIKFIDAKEDLSIQLHPNDELAAKRHNSFGKTEMWYVMQADKDAHLIVGFNQEMTPEKYLKHLEEKKLTEILNFDKVKTGDTYFIEVGRVHAIGAGVLLAEIQQTSDITYRVYDWDRVDSEGNERDLHNDLALEAINFNMPDNFRVSYQNTKNITNEMVICPYFTTSMLYVTDSILKLNTKDSFFIYLCVEGQAIIETEHASEFIKQGETVLIPAAIKTYKITSSNAKLLEVYV
- a CDS encoding DUF4369 domain-containing protein, which translates into the protein MKPFLVVVLALLMISCEKDQSQHDFTLKGYVKGLKKGTVYLQRQQDTIMVTLDSLEIQGNPNFELHSALDEAEVLFLTLDKNDNDEGTVVFFADKGTTEINSTLKNFNYDAKIKGSKQQEVLEEYLLMMSKFSDKNLELIQQSLEASKANDTTVSFEDNYNKLMKRKYLYTINFAVNHPDSEVSPYLAISEIPNTSTKFLEEIYNALTEEIKTSRYGLKLKELIAERKV
- a CDS encoding DUF819 domain-containing protein, with the protein product MDNTPFFTDDTIVFGLLMLSLGFVFLTESIKTGFWPKFYKIVPGLFMAYMIPAVLTTVGLISPEWTSVSEGGEITEHSSNLYYVSSRYLLPAALVLMTLSIDLKGVFNLGWKALIMFFTGTIGIVIGGPIAILLIASFSPETVGGVGPDAVWRGLSTLAGSWIGGGANQTAMLEIYGYNQAKYGGMVFVDIVVANIWMAIILIGIGKRNKINKWLKADTSSIEDLKEKMSTFSEKVKRNPSLADMMIIAAIAFGTVSLAHFSSNFLAPFFDTVVAGIESQTTRNIFTFLGSKFFWMISIATLIAILLSFTKAKNYEGAGASKFGSVFIYILVASIGMKMDLTLIFENFGLIAIGVVWMTIHALLLIGVAKLIKAPYFFLAVGSQANVGGAASAPIVASAFHPSLATVGVLLAVFGYAIGTIAAIGCTILLELAAVS
- a CDS encoding Arc family DNA-binding protein produces the protein MSKKKAFALRINEEMLKAIEKWAADEFRSTNGQIEWMLMQYLKEKSRQPKPKKTNESDS
- a CDS encoding DUF1648 domain-containing protein, which produces MKTNRPKIEVPVDGIDIIVDSISATLLLLMIIYTILSYDDLPEIIPSHFNAKGEIDGHSEKQMLWLLPVLGIVTFIGLFILNKYPQIHNYMVNITQDNALKNYRLSTRIVRFTNLFMMLTFALIVFAMIESAKGHTFTFGHWFLYTVIGLSIITPIIILFYYRKINT